The segment CTGGATTGGATCACTCATCATGTCGCGCATCACCGGGCTGCGGTCGGCATTGACGCACCCCTTCTTGGACTCGAAACGGCGGGCCACCGCGGTGCGGAGCGAGCCATCGGAGAAACTTTCCAGCGCTTCGATGCACCCGCTTTCCCCCCACCAAGAGATCCTGACCTGCGGCGGTTCATTGGGGGGCTCCAAAAACGATGGCCTCTTGAGGGGTTTGGTCCCAACCACAAGCCGACCAGCGGTAACCCCGCCATCCGAGAGGTGTACCCGAATGCCTTTCAAGTCGGACTCTTCCGTCTGGACCTCACCGGCGAGAAGACCATCGTCAAGTACAAGCGGAAGAAGACTCGCTTCCGGAGAAAAGCTGACTGGGCGGAGAACGGCCTGACACCCTTCGTCGCCCGGTGCACCCGGACCTTAATGGAGCGCCACCTCATCGTCGATGACTCCTCGTGGCAAGCCTTTGCAGCGGACGCTCCAGATGTCGGGAAAACAACTCGCGAGCTGAAGTCCATTGAGGACCGGTGGGATGCCTTGATCTGTGCCTTGGCCGTGGCTTTCGAGTTCTTCGACCCGGGCTCGATGCGCTTCTACCCTGACGGCGACTTGGCGTGGCGGCGCGGGTACATCCTGGCCCCGACCCTACCGACCCGGCGGTAGCAGCGCCGACCGCGCCCGTCTCCGCGAGTAGGCGCAGACCGAGAAGGCAGACGAGTCCCGCGTTGGCGGCGTAGAGCAGGACGTGTGTCAGGTGATCGCCCTTGGGCTCCATGCCCCACAGGAAATAGTCGGCGCCGAAGGACAGCCACGTCACCGGGATCCAGTGACCCTCGTGGAAGGTCGTCAGCATCCAGCCGAGCTGCGCCCAGCCGAGGCCCCTCCAGGCGCGCTTGGTGACGAGATTCGACTCGTCATCCCAGGGGAGGAAGCCGCCGCGGAGCGCGGGGAGGGAGGCGATCCACACCAGGCACGCGACCGCGATGGCGACGAGCCACTCGGCGGGCGCGGATCGGGCTCGCGGGCCGCCGGGCGCGGAGGCGGCATCCGGCGGGGCCTGGCCATGGAGCGGCCCGCTCAGTCCCTGACGGGCAGCTTGAGCAGGGCGTCGGGGTCGATGCGGGCGCTGCGGAGGTGGGCACCCCAGTGCAGATGAGGCCCCGTGGCGCGGCCCGTGCTTCCGACGGCCCCGATGATCGAGCCGCGCTCGACAAGGGCGCCCTCGACCACGTCCGCCCGGTCGAGGTGCATGTAGAGCGTGTAGAGTCCCTCGCCGTGGTCGAGCGCCACGAGCCGGCCCCCGAAGAAGAACTCGACCACGAGGGCGACGTGCCCGCGGTTCGAGGCCA is part of the Candidatus Methylomirabilota bacterium genome and harbors:
- a CDS encoding DUF429 domain-containing protein yields the protein MRFLGVDLAWKDGNPSGVVLLGGQSFPLRLREAPQILTDHAGVLDWITHHVAHHRAAVGIDAPLLGLETAGHRGAERAIGETFQRFDAPAFPPPRDPDLRRFIGGLQKRWPLEGFGPNHKPTSGNPAIREVYPNAFQVGLFRLDLTGEKTIVKYKRKKTRFRRKADWAENGLTPFVARCTRTLMERHLIVDDSSWQAFAADAPDVGKTTRELKSIEDRWDALICALAVAFEFFDPGSMRFYPDGDLAWRRGYILAPTLPTRR